A single region of the Paramicrobacterium fandaimingii genome encodes:
- a CDS encoding NUDIX hydrolase has protein sequence MSRHEKAVYAAGAVCWRAIEGEIRVLVIHRTKHGDVTLPKGKVDPGETLPQTAVREIKEETGFDVTLGVPVGIAHYTVGSGRDKYVHYWAAEVTDAAVRASTFVPNREVAAEEWVSISRARRYLSYPQDVDVVSRFSDLVDEGITGTFALIVLRHAKATPPGEWNGSDASRPLTAKGVRQAASAVPSIEAWSPKKIVTSTAVRCVTTVAPLAAARGIVPKQSESLSQDAWEDGTGDVRSVIGKRVRKRKTAVLCSHGPVIPGVLREIALATGTLDGSYLREAAALGTGEFSVVHLSATNPGSGIITIETHASRD, from the coding sequence ATGAGTCGGCACGAGAAGGCCGTGTACGCTGCCGGAGCCGTATGCTGGCGCGCCATCGAGGGCGAGATTCGCGTGCTCGTGATTCACCGAACGAAGCACGGCGATGTGACCCTGCCGAAGGGCAAGGTCGACCCGGGCGAGACGCTGCCGCAGACGGCCGTGCGCGAGATCAAGGAAGAGACCGGGTTCGATGTCACGCTCGGCGTTCCTGTGGGCATCGCCCACTACACGGTGGGTTCGGGCCGCGACAAGTACGTGCACTACTGGGCGGCCGAGGTCACAGACGCCGCCGTTCGCGCATCGACGTTCGTGCCGAACCGCGAGGTCGCCGCCGAGGAATGGGTGTCGATCAGTCGCGCGCGCCGTTACCTCTCGTACCCTCAAGACGTCGACGTCGTCTCGCGATTCTCCGACCTCGTCGACGAGGGGATCACCGGGACATTCGCGCTCATCGTCTTGCGCCACGCAAAGGCGACTCCCCCAGGCGAGTGGAACGGCTCCGACGCATCGCGACCTCTCACGGCGAAGGGAGTGCGGCAAGCAGCATCCGCTGTTCCCTCGATCGAGGCGTGGTCGCCGAAGAAGATCGTCACGAGCACGGCGGTTCGCTGTGTGACGACCGTCGCTCCCCTCGCGGCCGCACGCGGAATCGTGCCGAAGCAGTCAGAGTCGCTGAGCCAGGATGCGTGGGAAGACGGAACAGGCGATGTGCGCAGCGTCATCGGAAAACGCGTGCGCAAGCGCAAGACGGCGGTGCTCTGCAGCCACGGCCCGGTGATTCCGGGGGTGCTCCGCGAGATCGCGCTGGCCACGGGAACACTTGACGGTTCGTATCTCCGAGAGGCCGCGGCACTCGGAACCGGTGAGTTCTCGGTCGTTCACCTGTCGGCAACCAATCCCGGCTCAGGCATCATTACGATCGAGACCCACGCATCGCGTGACTGA
- a CDS encoding phosphate ABC transporter substrate-binding protein PstS — translation MNIKRYGFPLAVAAAASLLLTSCAANESSASGTDSGSSLTGTLIGGGASSQQAAQEAWVAAFQSENPDVTVEYAPEGSGAGRENFMVGASSFAGSDAAFTADEIASGEFASCTPDTGIIEIPAYISPIAIVFNIDDVDSLNLDPATIAGIFKGDIANWNDEAIVSQNPDADLPDQAITAVHRSDESGTTENFTDYLHSASGDVWDAEAGETWPYDGGEGAQGTSGVIDAVSNGTGTIGYADASRAGDLGTVAVKVGEEYVPYSAEAAAAIVDASPFAEGREDGDLAIELDRSTTESGAYPIVLVSYLIACNEYQDAAAAELTKAYLSYVISEEGQATSQEAAGTAPISSTLFDAASAAVEGIK, via the coding sequence GTGAACATCAAGCGTTACGGCTTCCCACTTGCCGTGGCAGCAGCCGCGTCACTCCTGCTCACCTCGTGTGCGGCAAACGAGAGCTCGGCAAGCGGCACCGACTCCGGCTCGTCCCTCACCGGCACGCTCATCGGAGGCGGCGCATCATCTCAGCAGGCGGCCCAAGAGGCATGGGTCGCAGCATTCCAGTCCGAGAACCCTGACGTCACCGTCGAGTACGCCCCAGAAGGCTCGGGCGCCGGACGCGAAAACTTCATGGTCGGAGCAAGCTCCTTCGCCGGCTCCGACGCGGCGTTCACGGCAGACGAGATCGCCAGCGGCGAGTTCGCCTCGTGCACGCCCGACACCGGCATCATCGAGATCCCGGCGTACATCTCCCCGATCGCCATCGTCTTCAACATCGACGATGTCGACAGCCTGAACCTCGACCCGGCCACCATCGCCGGAATCTTCAAGGGCGACATCGCAAACTGGAACGACGAGGCAATCGTCAGCCAGAACCCCGATGCCGACCTTCCCGATCAGGCGATCACCGCCGTGCACCGCTCAGACGAGTCGGGCACAACCGAGAACTTCACCGACTACCTCCACTCAGCGTCCGGCGATGTCTGGGACGCAGAGGCCGGCGAAACGTGGCCCTATGACGGCGGCGAAGGCGCGCAGGGAACCTCCGGCGTGATTGACGCCGTCAGCAACGGCACCGGAACCATCGGCTACGCTGACGCGTCGCGCGCCGGTGACCTCGGCACCGTCGCGGTCAAGGTTGGCGAGGAGTACGTTCCGTACTCGGCTGAGGCGGCCGCCGCCATCGTTGACGCATCACCGTTTGCCGAGGGCCGCGAAGACGGCGACCTGGCAATCGAGCTCGACCGCTCGACGACCGAGTCGGGTGCCTACCCGATCGTTCTGGTCAGCTACCTGATCGCCTGCAACGAGTACCAGGATGCCGCGGCAGCTGAACTCACCAAGGCGTACCTCAGCTACGTGATCAGCGAAGAGGGACAGGCCACCTCGCAGGAGGCGGCCGGCACCGCGCCGATCTCGAGCACGCTCTTTGACGCGGCCTCGGCCGCCGTCGAGGGCATCAAGTAG
- the pstC gene encoding phosphate ABC transporter permease subunit PstC, whose product MTSPTASLPTRRRTAQRLGDRIFSGATLTAGTLILATLAAVAAFLLVQGFPALTANPDEISLFDGGTFWTYVAPLAFGTVWAAFLALLMAVPVSIGIALFISHYAPRRLAQALGYVVDLLAAVPSVVFGLWGANVLAPAIQPIYAWLTANMGWFPLFAPPVSGTGRTMMTAGIVLAVMILPVITALCRELFLQTPVLHEEAALALGATRWEMIRMAVLPFGRSGIISASMLGLGRALGETMAVAMVLSASGGISFKVLTSANPGTIAANIALSFPEAFGLNVDALIATGLLLFAITLIINMIARWIVARRKEFSGAN is encoded by the coding sequence ATGACTTCGCCGACAGCGTCGCTTCCGACACGAAGGCGCACAGCCCAGCGCCTGGGTGACCGCATCTTCTCTGGTGCAACGCTCACCGCAGGTACGCTGATTCTCGCCACACTCGCTGCCGTTGCGGCCTTTCTGCTCGTGCAGGGTTTTCCCGCTCTCACGGCAAACCCCGACGAGATCTCCCTTTTCGACGGCGGCACCTTCTGGACCTATGTCGCCCCGCTCGCGTTCGGAACCGTCTGGGCGGCGTTCCTCGCCCTTCTGATGGCCGTTCCGGTCTCGATCGGCATTGCCCTGTTCATCTCGCACTATGCGCCGCGCCGCCTGGCCCAGGCGCTCGGCTATGTCGTCGATCTGCTGGCTGCGGTGCCGTCTGTCGTTTTCGGCCTCTGGGGCGCTAACGTTCTCGCTCCAGCCATTCAGCCCATCTACGCGTGGCTCACAGCCAACATGGGCTGGTTTCCGCTCTTTGCCCCGCCCGTCTCGGGAACGGGGCGCACAATGATGACCGCCGGAATCGTGCTCGCTGTCATGATTCTGCCGGTGATCACGGCGCTCTGCCGTGAGCTCTTCCTGCAGACGCCGGTTCTCCACGAAGAAGCTGCTCTCGCCCTCGGCGCGACGCGGTGGGAGATGATCCGCATGGCCGTCCTCCCGTTCGGACGCTCCGGAATCATCTCGGCATCAATGCTCGGTCTCGGCCGCGCGCTCGGTGAGACCATGGCCGTCGCTATGGTGCTCTCCGCCTCGGGCGGGATCAGCTTCAAGGTGCTCACGTCGGCAAACCCGGGCACGATCGCCGCGAACATCGCGCTGAGCTTCCCCGAGGCCTTCGGCCTCAATGTCGATGCACTCATCGCAACGGGTCTTCTTCTCTTCGCGATCACGCTCATCATCAACATGATCGCCCGGTGGATCGTCGCCCGCCGCAAAGAATTCTCGGGAGCGAACTGA
- the pstA gene encoding phosphate ABC transporter permease PstA encodes MTQTAIPNVYASGRLPKAAPWLILAGSLAISIVAFALLAAAGATDGLNITGAIIVGALLYASLLFISSLLIEGGRRAKDRLITTLVGAAFLIALAPLISLVVTVIVNGSARFDATFFTWSMRNIVGEGGGFLHAIIGTLLMTLTAAVISVPVGLLTSIYLVEYGRGALARAITFLVDVMTGIPSIVAGLFAYAAFALIFGPGTKIGLAGAISLAVIMIPVVVRSSEDMLKVVPNELREAALALGVPRWLMILKVVLPTAIAGITTGIMLAIARVIGETAPLLIAAGFTNNMNYNLLEGRMQSLPVAVYNSYVSQGVDAQAYLDRAWAGALTLIVIVMLLNIIARIIARYFAPKSGR; translated from the coding sequence ATGACCCAGACTGCGATCCCCAACGTCTATGCGAGCGGACGCCTGCCCAAGGCAGCGCCCTGGCTGATTCTCGCCGGTTCCCTCGCCATCTCAATCGTCGCGTTTGCTCTTCTGGCCGCGGCCGGCGCGACAGACGGCCTCAACATCACCGGTGCCATCATCGTCGGGGCCCTGCTGTACGCCTCACTGCTCTTCATCTCGTCGCTGCTCATCGAGGGCGGGCGACGGGCGAAGGACCGTCTCATCACAACGCTGGTCGGCGCGGCCTTCCTCATTGCGCTCGCTCCCCTGATCTCGCTCGTCGTCACCGTCATCGTCAATGGCTCGGCGAGGTTTGACGCAACGTTCTTCACCTGGTCGATGCGCAACATCGTCGGCGAGGGCGGCGGGTTTCTGCACGCCATCATCGGCACGCTGCTGATGACGCTCACCGCTGCCGTCATCTCCGTTCCCGTCGGCCTTCTCACCTCGATCTACCTTGTGGAGTACGGCCGCGGCGCCCTTGCTCGGGCGATCACCTTCCTCGTCGACGTCATGACCGGCATTCCGTCGATCGTCGCCGGACTCTTCGCGTATGCCGCGTTCGCACTGATCTTCGGGCCGGGAACGAAGATCGGCCTTGCCGGCGCAATCTCGCTTGCCGTGATCATGATCCCCGTTGTCGTCCGGTCGAGCGAGGACATGCTGAAGGTCGTTCCGAATGAGCTGCGCGAGGCAGCCCTCGCCCTCGGTGTTCCCCGCTGGCTGATGATCCTCAAGGTTGTGCTGCCAACCGCGATCGCGGGAATCACAACCGGCATCATGCTGGCCATCGCCCGTGTCATCGGCGAGACCGCACCGTTGCTCATCGCTGCGGGGTTCACGAACAACATGAACTACAACCTGCTCGAGGGCCGCATGCAGAGCCTCCCCGTTGCCGTGTACAACTCCTACGTGAGTCAGGGAGTTGACGCCCAGGCCTATCTTGATCGGGCGTGGGCCGGTGCCCTCACGCTCATCGTGATCGTGATGCTCCTCAACATCATCGCAAGAATCATCGCCCGCTACTTCGCCCCCAAATCGGGTCGCTGA
- the pstB gene encoding phosphate ABC transporter ATP-binding protein PstB, with protein MSKRIEVSDLNVYYSAFRAVEDVTLTIEPRSVTAFIGPSGCGKSTFLRTLNRMHEVIPGAYVEGDVLIDGNNLYDPGVDPVAVRRQVGMVFQRPNPFPTMSIKENVLAGVKLNNQRISKSDQDALTEKALRGANLWNEVKDRLDKPGSGLSGGQQQRLCIARAIAVEPDVLLMDEPCSALDPISTLAIEDLIEEMKQDYTIVIVTHNMQQASRVSDRTAFFNIAGTGKPGKLIEFDDTNTIFTQPSVQATEDYVSGRFG; from the coding sequence GTGTCGAAACGAATCGAAGTCTCAGACCTCAACGTGTACTACAGCGCATTTCGCGCTGTCGAAGACGTCACTCTCACCATCGAACCCCGCAGCGTCACCGCTTTCATCGGCCCGTCCGGATGCGGCAAGTCGACGTTTCTGCGCACTCTCAACCGCATGCACGAGGTGATCCCCGGCGCTTATGTCGAGGGCGATGTTCTCATCGACGGCAACAACCTGTACGACCCGGGTGTCGACCCGGTCGCGGTGCGCCGTCAGGTGGGCATGGTGTTTCAGCGGCCCAATCCGTTCCCCACAATGTCGATCAAAGAGAACGTGCTCGCGGGCGTCAAGCTCAACAACCAGCGCATCTCAAAATCAGATCAGGATGCTCTCACCGAGAAGGCCCTGCGCGGAGCCAACCTGTGGAACGAAGTGAAGGATCGACTGGACAAGCCGGGTTCCGGCCTCTCGGGCGGTCAGCAGCAGCGCCTCTGCATCGCGCGGGCCATCGCCGTTGAACCGGATGTTCTGCTCATGGACGAGCCGTGCTCCGCCCTCGACCCCATCTCGACGCTGGCGATCGAAGACCTCATCGAAGAGATGAAGCAGGACTACACGATTGTCATCGTGACGCACAATATGCAGCAGGCTTCACGCGTCTCCGATCGCACGGCCTTCTTCAACATTGCGGGAACAGGCAAGCCGGGAAAGCTCATCGAGTTCGACGACACGAACACGATATTCACACAGCCCAGCGTGCAGGCGACGGAAGACTACGTCTCTGGCCGTTTCGGCTAA
- a CDS encoding anti-sigma factor domain-containing protein, with the protein MSNENHIERASAPTTKSGKGAPNEAGETNWQEHKARRKLAKKAEKKTVSRPVAAAISLVAVCASVAVASGFVGLVENGNQLPQALQLAQVNAQSDVTRSQVVLDTTDNETATIVWSRNLDTAAIIVEGLSKLESDTYRVWYASDDSYTPVGELTVTHDGSEVWATLSGDIAAAQSVMITIDSADAAEPGTDVVAEIEL; encoded by the coding sequence AGAATCACATCGAGAGGGCGAGCGCGCCGACGACAAAATCGGGTAAGGGTGCGCCGAATGAGGCGGGCGAAACCAACTGGCAAGAGCACAAGGCTCGGCGCAAGCTGGCAAAGAAGGCCGAGAAGAAGACAGTGTCGCGCCCCGTTGCCGCAGCCATCTCTCTCGTCGCCGTGTGTGCATCTGTCGCTGTCGCTAGCGGCTTCGTCGGGCTCGTTGAGAACGGAAACCAGCTCCCTCAGGCGCTGCAGCTGGCCCAGGTGAACGCTCAGAGCGACGTCACACGCTCGCAAGTCGTTCTCGACACCACAGATAATGAAACGGCTACCATCGTGTGGTCGCGAAATCTCGATACCGCGGCCATCATCGTCGAAGGGCTCTCCAAGCTCGAGAGCGACACATATCGCGTGTGGTACGCATCAGACGACTCATACACGCCGGTTGGCGAACTCACCGTCACACATGACGGCTCCGAAGTGTGGGCGACGCTGAGCGGTGACATCGCCGCTGCGCAATCCGTGATGATCACTATCGATTCCGCCGATGCTGCCGAACCAGGCACCGACGTCGTCGCCGAAATCGAACTCTGA